One uncultured Draconibacterium sp. genomic window, AAGGCAAAAGGCATAAGTTTAAAATATCAAGATTAACTTAACACTACTTACTGCGAAACAAATAACTCTCTATTACAAAACGGAACGTCCTCCTTTGTAAAGGAGGTGGTCGAAGAATGAGACCGGAGGATTGTGAGCAAGAGAGAATTCGCGTAATTAACAGCCAAATAAGTTAAGAAATATAACTCTGAACTCTGAGCATTAATAAATCTAACCTTATTAAATATCTCATAATGACCAACGAAATAAATAACAATCAGGTTTCTGAGGATGAAATAGACCTGATCGCACTGGCGAAGACCATCTGGAAGGGTAGAAAATTAATCATAATAACCGTACTTATTTTTATGGCAATCGGTGTGGCTGTTGCCCTCCTATCGCCAAAAGAATATAGTTCCTCCACCACCATGGTTCCACAACTTTCAAATAATTCTTCAAAAATGGGAGGACTCTCCTCTCTGGCGGCCATGGCAGGTTTTAACCTTGGTGACCTGAACAAAAGCAGCGGCGAACTTTCGCCATATATTTATCCGCAAATCGTTCAGAGCGTGCCCTTTCAGCTGGAACTGATGAATGCTTCCTATACCTTTAGTGCTGTGGATCATCCGGTTTCTTTTTACGAATACTACACCCAACATTACACTCCGGGGTTCCTGGCATCTTTAAAAAAATACACCATTGGGTTACCGTTTGTTATCTTAAGTGCAATTAAAGGCGAAGATCAAACATCAGGTAAAACGCTCGAAACCAACGACTATATTTACCTCACAAAAGAACAGGAAGAGGTGCGGAAGATTT contains:
- a CDS encoding Wzz/FepE/Etk N-terminal domain-containing protein, with amino-acid sequence MTNEINNNQVSEDEIDLIALAKTIWKGRKLIIITVLIFMAIGVAVALLSPKEYSSSTTMVPQLSNNSSKMGGLSSLAAMAGFNLGDLNKSSGELSPYIYPQIVQSVPFQLELMNASYTFSAVDHPVSFYEYYTQHYTPGFLASLKKYTIGLPFVILSAIKGEDQTSGKTLETNDYIYLTKEQEEVRKILANGVTLETNDKDGYVTLSVRSNEAKLSAQIAQKAQMLLQKYITTFKIEKASAQLKFIEERYADNKKEFEAAQAALADFRDKNKNVTSARARTQEERLQSDYQLAFDVYSQLAQQLEQARIQVKEDTPVFSIIKPVTVPLEDNGSGLMTLLIWTFLGGVIAIGWIFGKEFLTSIKEKWNSEEAR